TTGAACCCATTAGATTTACAGCGTGTAGATTTGCACAACACAAATTTGCACCGACTAAATTTACATTAGATAGAGTTGTTTCACGGAAATCTGCATTAGAAGCATCTATTTTTGACAAATCTTCCCCCTGGAAATCTTTATGAGCCAGGTTTACTCCGCGCAGGTTCAGAAAACCATCCTCGGTTATAAGTGAATCAGGCTGTTGTATATTATGTTTACTCATCAGTTTTAACATTCGACATACATTCCAAAATCTCTCACTATCAACTTTATCCGTTACAGTTTTTCCATTTTTGTTCACTTCAATAATGACCATGGGATCCGTATTTTCGGATGCTGCTCCACATGACAGACATATAGTACACCCGTTGACATCCTCCAGAAATATTTTATTACCATCGAAGAAAGCATTTTTATTTACATATAATAATGATGTGGTCAGTTTTCCAATTACCTCCCGAAACCATCTTTCATTGCTTCTTCTTACTCCACCACAGGTAAAAAAATTGACAAACCATTCCAGTATACCGCGTGGTGAAGTTGCACTTTTCATTGCTTCTTTCGTACCGGTACCGGCCGCATGCAAATATCTTAATATATTTTCTGGGGACGCGTTAGTTATTGGCATTTTGATTCCTTCTTATGGAAGTGAGCCGACTCCTTATAGGTGTGAGTCAAGTCACATTTATACAAGGAATAATAAAAAAAGATATAAGGTGATTTTTGTATTTAGAGCTTTGGTTGAGTATGA
This DNA window, taken from Salmonella enterica subsp. enterica serovar Typhimurium str. LT2, encodes the following:
- the pipB gene encoding Pathogenicity island encoded protein: SPI5, whose product is MPITNASPENILRYLHAAGTGTKEAMKSATSPRGILEWFVNFFTCGGVRRSNERWFREVIGKLTTSLLYVNKNAFFDGNKIFLEDVNGCTICLSCGAASENTDPMVIIEVNKNGKTVTDKVDSERFWNVCRMLKLMSKHNIQQPDSLITEDGFLNLRGVNLAHKDFQGEDLSKIDASNADFRETTLSNVNLVGANLCCANLHAVNLMGSNMTKANLTHADLTCANMSGVNLTAAILFGSDLTDTKLNGAKLDKIALTLAKALTGADLTGSQHTPTPLPDYNDRTLFPHPIF